One segment of Rosa chinensis cultivar Old Blush chromosome 6, RchiOBHm-V2, whole genome shotgun sequence DNA contains the following:
- the LOC112170734 gene encoding palmitoyl-monogalactosyldiacylglycerol delta-7 desaturase, chloroplastic yields MGGLVVSIAMTPFVQLWGRPWNLVDISSAATLLALHGLCLFAPFHFTWAAFWVAAALYILTGLGVTLGFHRHLAHKSFQLPKWLEYLFVYFGVLSLQGSPIEWVSTHRYHHQFTDTERDPHSPLEGFWFSHMGWILDSASRYRKYGGLKNVEDMKKQWFYRFLHRTYPVHVFVSGALLYALGGLPFFIWGTGVRIVYVFHFTLLVNSAGHIWGNQVWNTGDLSKNNWWLGWIALGEGWHNNHHAFEYSARQGLEWWQVDLTWYVIRAFQAIGLATDVKTPTESQMRRKALKKY; encoded by the exons ATGGGTGGCCTTGTGGTGAGTATTGCGATGACTCCTTTTGTACAACTTTGGGGGAGACCATGGAATTTGGTAGACATATCCTCAGCGGCTACTTTATTGGCCCTCCACGGCCTCTGTTTGTTTGCTCCGTTTCATTTCACCTGGGCTGCCTTTTGGGTGGCTGCCGCACTCTACATTCTCACCGGTTTGGGAGTCACTTTGGGTTTCCATAGACACCTTGCGCACAAGAGTTTCCAGCTTCCCAAATGGCTCGAATACTTGTTTGTCTATTTTGGGGTTCTATCACTACAG GGAAGTCCGATAGAATGGGTGAGCACACACCGGTACCATCACCAGTTTACTGACACAGAGAGAGACCCTCACAGCCCCTTGGAGGGTTTCTGGTTTAGTCATATGGGTTGGATCCTTGATAGCGCTTCTCGGTATCGAAAA TATGGAGGACTGAAGAACGTTGAGGATATGAAAAAGCAGTGGTTCTATAGATTTCTTCATCGTACATACCCCGTACACGTATTTGTTTCTGGAGCTTTGCTCTATGCCCTAGGCGGACTACCCTTCTTTATTTGGGGAACG GGAGTGAGGATAGTATATGTTTTCCACTTCACTTTGCTAGTGAACTCGGCCGGTCACATATGGGGAAACCAAGTATGGAACACCGGGGACCTGTCAAAGAACAATTG GTGGTTGGGATGGATCGCACTTGGAGAAGGGTGGCACAACAACCATCATGCATTTGAATACTCAGCTCGACAAGGCCTAGAATGGTGGCAAGTCGACTTGACTTGGTATGTAATCCGAGCTTTTCAAGCAATTGGGTTGGCAACTGACGTCAAAACTCCGACTGAATCTCAGATGCGTCGCAAAGCCCTCAAGAAGTACTGA